Part of the Grus americana isolate bGruAme1 chromosome 34, bGruAme1.mat, whole genome shotgun sequence genome, cgccaggggaggtttaaattaaaattttttggTCACGCCGCGTTTCTCTCCTCAGAGGAAACACCGATGGTGTTCAACGCCTACGCCATGACGGCCGCCAACCTCGGCGCATCGtccaggaggaagagggagaaaggcGGAGGTCAGGACGGCCCCGGCGCCGCGCTCTACGTCGACCGTCGCAAATCCAAGGTGTGGAATTATTACACGAAGCTGGGGGACGCTTACGTGGAGTGCAACGTCTGTAAGAAACAGCTCTCCTTCCACAACAGCACCACCACCATGCGGGAACACCTGGTGAGGAAGCACAGCATCCGCGACACCCTGCTCTCCCAACTCAAGGACGACCAAAGCGCCGAAGCCGATTACGCGGCTCAAGAGAACGCCGCCAAACGCTCCCGGCAAGCGACGTCGGAGAGCGGCCTCTACCACGTCGCGTCCTGTTCGGAGCCGAGGAGCGACGTCGTCCTGGAGCTGGTGctggagatgattttccgcgACCTGCACCCTCTCTCCGTGGTGAAGGACAAAGGGTTCGGGCTCCTCCTCGGGTACCTGGAACCGAATTTCACCCTCCCGGCGCCGGTGCAGCTCTCCAGCATGTTGTGGCACAGGTACAACGTGGTGAAACAACACCTGGAGCGTTACCTGCAGACGGCCGAAGCCATCGCGCTCTGCGCGGAGTTCTGGCTTTCCCGGCTCGGCCAAACCTACCTCACCGTCACGGCCAACTTCATCGACGGGGAGTGGCGGCGGGCGCGGTGCGTCATGGGGACGCAGCAAACGCAGGGAGACAAAGCGGAAGGAGAGTTAGGGGAGAAACTGTCCGCCGTCCTCGCCGAATTCGGGTTATCCGGCAAATCCGTCTTCTGCGTGGTGCACGACGGGCCACAGAGCGCGGCGGCCGGCGCGCGGCGGCTGAAGGACGCGTACGGCTGGGGCAGCCTGTGCTGCGCCGCCCGCACCCTCCACCTCTGCGTCAAAGCGGGGCTGGAAGTCGAACAGGTCCAGGAAGCCCTGAGCATCGCCCGAGGGCTCGTCAGGTATTTCCAGCAGGACGCCAAAGCCGCCCGCTCCTTAACCAACAAACTGGAAACcatcaacaaaaccaaactcaaaCCGGTGACGGACGTGGGGTCCCGGTGGATAACCACCATCGAGATGTGCGAGACGCTGCTGGATCTGAAGTGGGCCATCATGTCCGTGCTGGAGGAGAACCCCAAGGGCGCGGCGGCCGTGCGGAACCTGGCCGATCATCAGTGGAAGCTCCTGCAGGATCTGGTTCCCGTCATGAGGACCGTTAAGATCGCCACGGCCTTCCTGCGCGAGGAACAGAACGCGTCCGTGTCCTCCCTGATGCCTTGCGTCCACGGGATCGTCGCCGCCATCGGACAGCAGGCGGAAGAGGCCGGCGTCGTCATCAAGACGGTCGTTGGCAACATCAGGACGGAGCTGACGCGGCGCTGGGGGTTATCGGAGGACGAGAAGGCGCTGGAAAACCCCGCGGTCATCGCCTCTTTCTTGGACCCGCGCTTCAAGGAGATGAGGTTCCTCAGCCCCGGCCTGAGAAGCGAGCTGCACAGGAGGGTGAAGAACATGCTGTCGCAGGTTTTCAACCACCCGTCCCCATCTGCTGCCCAATTTCGGGTGCCAAACTCGGATTACAAAGCCGAGGGCGGAGAGGCGGGCGGCCAGCTGGCCGCTCGCAAGGACAGATGCTCGAGCGCCGCGTCGCAGAGCGTGTACGACATCCTTTTGGGGAAGGATCCCACCGAGAGCATGCCCGAGATccaccagcagctggagaaTTACATCGTGGAGCCCCTCTGCAAGCGAAGCACCAACCCGCTGGACTGGTGGAAGAACAACGAGCACCGTTTCCCGGCCGTGGCGCGGCTGAGCCGGCAGTACCTCGCCATCCCCGCGACCGCCGTGCTGCCCGAACAGGCCTTCGCCGCCGGCGAAAGCGCCCTGGAGCATCGACGAGCCGTCCTGGCGCCAGAGAACCTGGATCAAATTCTCTTCTTGCATcaaaattttgacttttttgaATCCATGAGGAACAGTAACGAGACTCGGAACAGAAATCTGCACTGACGCGCGCGGAGAGCGACGCTTCGCTGACCTTTCGGacgccggccccgccgcggtTACCCGTCTACGGCAGCCAGCGCCGAATATTTCTCCCGAACTCCTGCCCGCGTTTTCGGTAATCGCTTCGGCGACGCCCGCGGTGAAAAGCGAGCTTTTCGCACGAGAACAGCGCCGAACCGCGGGGAACAGGCGCCGAGCCGCCGGCGACGGATACGGGCGCGGCGACGGCGAAGGATCCGCGTCCCACGCGGGTACGAGACGCGGGTGTGCCAATTCGCCCCCAAATACGACGTTACTCGACCGCAGCGCAGGAAAGATCCCTCAGCTTACGCTTGGAATCGCCTCCGGATTTTCCTCCGGGGTGTAACCGTAGCAACTTCTTTACAAAGCAGAGCTCGGTtccttaatatattttaataaaatacgGAATTAAGATCGCTCGACGCTGCGACAGCCCGCTGCTTTGGCGGTAGAGGAAACAGCCCACTGTTTCCAGCTTtgcaggtttgggtttttttttttttccccgtgttttttttactgttaaaacTTTTCAGTCCTCACGGCCGCTTTCCTGCCTGCCGGCAGGGCTGACGATGACTTAAACCGAGGGCAGCGAAAGGGCTGTCTTCGTTTTCGGAAGGCAGTCAGTTTTCCCTTTGGAATCGTAAGGGCTAAATAAAGtttctttgatttattttttaaatacgaGTTATGAGAAGCGAAAGGGTAACATTCACGCCCGCTCTGCAAAGCCGCCTCCTGCTCTGGGTGAAGTTTATCGAGGCCCAGACCTGAAGATCGGTCCTTTAAACGAAAACGGAACCGAAATACAGATTCGTTTGTGCTGGACGTGACTATTCGGCCAAGCAAAGATTAAACAAAGCCATGAAAACCTTGTGGCAACAACAAACAAAGCCTTTTATCCCTCCCAGAACAGATAATGAAGACCCCTTATTTATAGTTTGTTCCTCTAAGTAATCAAACCCCTGGTTTCACTACCAAATGCAGCGCTATTTAGGCAAAAAAACCCGCAAATCGGTGCAAGAAAGCACCGTAGCCAGTTGTGGATTAAGCGCTCCGGAAGGCTGACACCGGCACCGCCGGATAAACCGAGCCAACGGACAGCCGAAGACGTTTAACCGCCCCGGTTCTCCCCTCACCGAGCGCCCTCCGCCCGTTGGTACAACGCAGGCGGCTCCTGCTCCGTCCCGCGGGACAAACGGCGGCACCTCGTCGTTCGGGACGGCGAAACGAAGGGAACGTTTGCGTTCGggctggaaagggaaggagcagccaCGCGATGACAGGTTACAGCCTGGAGCGGTCCCCAGACTCGACGGGTTTGAGGTCTCGagcttgaatttttttaagaattttagGAATTAAATAAGGATTTGtctttacacacacacaccccacccccccccgacCGCGGGGCCGGGCCTGCGGAACGCCCCTGGGTTCTTCTGTCGAGACCCCGGCGTACACGTAGCATGCTGCGTTCGTACCGCCAACCGAGCGTAACGAGCTTTGCTTTAATTACTTAATTACTCGGAGCATAACCAGCAAGAGCAGTCCGAGAACTTTTACATCTGCTGTTCAGAACCCAGTTTAATAAGctaagcacatttaaaaaaaaaaaaaagccgacCCAAACCCCGGGGTTCCTTGGCTCCGAGGAGCGTCTGAGGCCTGAACCGCTGTGCGTGGCTATCACCGGCCAGCAAAACGAGCTATTAAAAACGGTCAGTTCTCAGCGATTTCCCTGTTCTGTCTCCTTCTAACACCAAACCCCGAAACCGATAGCAACGAGGGAGGGCCGAGGGCGCGCGATTTTCCTTCGAAACGGAGGCAAAGGGCTGCTTTAAACAAAAGCGGAAGCCAAGAGCTTCTCCTATCCGTACAATGGGTATTTAATCGTTAACGAGCGCGTATTTTCCCAGCCGGGCATCGCTAATTCCCCGCCCGCTTCCTTCACTTAGCGCACGTCTTTGCGGCGCAGATCCATTTCTTTGTCAAACTTGACACCAGCTCCCGAGAAAACCCAAATAaggtggttttttaaaaaaaaaaaagcaacgcTCCACACACAAAGTTACGGCTTTTCTTCCAGAAACCCTTTAGCGAACATCCTCCGCAGCTTCACCCGGCGCTTTTCCACGGCAGAAAAAGCCGAGGGGGGGTTTCCCGGCATCGGCGCGACCGCCGCCGTGCTCCTGCTGGATTAGAACGAAGAGCGGGTGCAACCTCGCATCGTGTAATCCTCCTCGGAGCTCAGCCCAGGTGCTAGAGCAGGTTTACGTCTTTTTCTAAACGGAGAAAACTAACCCTCACCGCTGCTCGGAAATCAGGGTTTCCCAGTTACCGTCGGGGGACGTCAGCATCTGGGTTTCCTCCGTCTTCGCCTCGCTTTTAAAATGCTTCGAGGGCCATTTCACCTTCGCGAGAGGCTCCGCCTGCTCCTGCGGGCGATGGCTTTTCATGTGAGCGTTCCTACCTTTTATCTTGTCAAACACCCTGGAAGGCAGAACACAAACAGGGActtggtttgggtttgtaaTTCCTTTTTCCATGCGATAAACCCCGTTAAACCCAGCTTCGTTATTTCTGCTCCCGGGAACTTCTGTCTGTTACACGACGCGGTTCCGGTGCTTCGTTCCCCGGCCGCGGGCGACGGCGGGGGTTCACCGAGACAGAAGTTTGGGTCaaaaatcaacaacaacaacaacaacaacgcCAGAAGGCCAAGGGGCTGAGGTAACGTCAGCTCCGCTTCCCCTCCGCCCCTAGGGCGGCTTTCCAGGTTCGGATCCGTTTTAGCCAAAAGCGGCGGGTTTCTACAAGATGAACAGCTACCTTTCGCACTCTGGACACGGAAATACACCCCGATGGGCTGCGATTCCAGCCCGGTCCGGAGAGGCGCTCGGATGGTAGGGGGGATCGCCTTCGCCACGGGGAACCCTCGTGTAACTCTTCCGCTTTATCTTCATGCTTTCCTTCGGCAGGAAACGGCGCCGCCTCTTCGGGCTGCAGACAGCCTGTAAATCAGAGAGCCTTTagtaatttttccttctctgccagaAAGGCGGATAGCTAAAGTAAAAAACGGAGCTTGAAACAACCAAAAcacctctgaaaaacaaaaaaaccccaccacccgACCTCTGAGGCAACGAGAATGCATTACGTCCAGCACAAAAATCCGTCTCTCGGCCCAAGCGAGCTCCTCCGAAcacaaaagagctgaaaaaaacactttaattCGACTGCGAGGACGGGGCGCGGACAGACCGCGTTGTTCACGCTACCGTACGCGGAGCGGCGCTCTCCTCCACGCCAAGTTTAAAGCGTAGAATCACTAAGCGCCGAAGTTACCCGCTTTCTACCACAAAGAAACTCCTCCTGCGAACCAAATCCCTGTTTATCGGCAACGGAAGGTTTTAGTGATCCCCGCACAGAGCCGGGTCACCAGCAGCTCCCTTTACGGAGCGCTGGGATGGTTTTTCGGGGATATCCCATAACGTCAGCGTCGATTTTAACGCCAACAGGGTTATTTAGGACCGGCAGCTCTCCCTGGGCAGCGCCTGCTGCACCTCTCGGGGCAGGGGAAGGTGTTTTCCTTGAGGGGCGGCACCTCGCACAAATCCCCAGCagtttttctacctttttttcagtctcttccACCTCATCCTTGGCTCTCTTGAcctttttttctattacttgAGCTCGACTGTAGTCaaatttaggtttttttttccagatatagTAATATTCAACACACTGGGACACACTCTTAGTCTGAATCTATTGcgagaaaaacagaagcaatcTATAATGGAAATACCGTAGTAAAGCATTTCGGGCACAGACACACAACAAAGCCATCTAGAACAGGGTTGCTTTCCCCCGTTCTCTCCGCTTATCGCGAGGTACGAgatcagagagaaaacaaaccttCCTCCTCCGAAAAGAGGCGCCGGCAGGGCGGAATCGCACGTTTCTCGCGGGCCGTCGGCGTAACGTTTCATTGTTATTTAATATCTCCGGTGTTTTGTACCGGAGAGATTAAATATTCTGGCGGAATTACACATTGGGGGAAAATAACGTCTCGCACCGGTGTCTTTTCAGCATCGAGCAGCCAACGGTAGGTTTCACAGAACAGGGGTCCAACAGACAATTCAAAATACGACTTTCTGGCTTAAAAATGTCAACGGCCTCGGTCTAACGGCTTTACCTTCTTCTGTATCAGGTAAAAATCCTTCTTGTGCAGGCAGAACGCCTTTTTAAACAACTGCTTCTCGAGAGGCGTCCAGCTATCCGAACCTGGTAACAAAGCGACACGCAAATTATTACATCACCTGCGGCCCGAGAAGAAACCGGCACGGTTTTATTATTCACGTATCGacacctctcctccttcagcaAGCAATTAGCAAACACCACAGCCAGTTCATTAGCGACAGCAGTAATTAACGCCAACAGATTAAGCCCCGCACGGGCGCGAGCGAGAGGAAGAGCGTACGGCAACGCATTCTTTGGCGTCGCGCGTTAAAGCGGCGGGGTGAAACGCAAGGACGAGGCGATCCCGTGTTTAAAAAACCACCGTAAACAGATTAAAATCAAAGTGTTTCGCTGCCGCTTTCCCTGCCCCGATGAACAGGAATCGTCATTCAggtgtttggtggttttttttttttttttaaaacaaattcttgACATCGGAAGGCAGAAAGGGAACCACGGGATCCGCCGGCGaaggaagcagctctgcttcGTTTACCTGCGTAATGATAATTAGCCAGAGGATGGGATTCAGATTTCTGAGGCGCCCCAAAAAGCAGCATCTCCAGAGCCTCCTGCAGgatttaacagaaaacacaacttTAGATTCCCcctcagagggaaaaaaaaaaaaaaaaaaaaaagcaaattcttgCTTTCGGCTCCTTCAGCGATTCATTCCGACTCCAGCAACGGCGCCGGGGGGTCGCCTCGGCCCAGGGAGACGTTTCCTCAGTCCGCACCGAAGCCGTTTGAAGAAAACGAGAATCTCGGGAGACCTCGGACCCCCACCCGCCACCACCTCCAGGAAAAGGTTTCTCTCCGCTGGCTCCCAGCGCTAACGAAGTCTGACCTGACCCgttaataattaaaaccaactAACTGCTTCTTACCAGAACGTTGCCTCGTGCTTCGTGCAGGCAGTGCAAGGCGAGCTCGAGGTTCGTTCCTCCCCCCGGCATGACGCTGGAGCAGGCCACGTTGAGCAGTTCCGTTACTGCCAACGCAAAGAAAACCGACAGAAAGTCAAATCTCTGTtcgaggagagagaaaaagcgCGACAGGagacagaggggaaaacaaCGGTTGTTATTTGTTCGTTGTTCTACCAGAACCGAGCAATCCCCTTCCCTCTAACGCTGCTGCCTGCGAAGGGCGTCAAGAGAAGAAGGGGAGCTGCCGTGAAAACGGGGACTTTTTGAACCCTGCTGTCTCGGGGGTGGCTTTGGAAGAAAAGcgttaaaaaataaaccaaaaaaacctctgtcCTGCGTTTGGGGGTTCGTTGCGATGTCTCCCCAGGGCTTCCACACCAACGACGCTGCTTGGTCGTCCTTTTCCAACTGCGATCTGTCCCGGAGGTTTGGTACCTCCGCCTGAAACCGACTTCCAACGTTGATGTGCCtaaaagcaaggagaaagaggaggtgAGGAAGGCAAGTTGTGAACAGACGCAGCACGACGGCGCGCGGTTACGCACGCTCCAAGAGCGGACGTGCCACGTGCGAGGCTCAGCTGTCAGAAGTAACGCGTGTAATACAGCAGGTATTTTCACTTTTTGGCACCGAAAGTGTCACCGCGCCGCCCTTCTGTCCCAAATCGATCGAGAAAGTTACTTCTCCCTTCCTCGAAACCGGGCAAAATCGGCGAGGTTCGCTTCAGGACTCATAGcgagcaggggaaaaaaaaaaaaaaaaaaaaaagagggctgCGACCGCGGACAAAACCCAACGTCCAAACATCGCGTAAAACGAGGGAGGGAGGCATCTCTGTTTATGACGTCAGCCTAACGAAGCCATTTCGTTGCAAATTCATTCCGGCCAGCACGTGGTATCATCTGAGTCCTAAACCGCGGTTCCCTCATCGCCCGTTTTCCAAACGTTCGTTATTCTAATCGCTATGCCACGACTCACGGCTGAACGCTGATGTTGGCGTTATCCTTCGTCAGGCAAAATCCAAAGTCCTTGTCCATTCTGCctgaaagacacaaaaaaaccccaaaaccgctCAAGATAAAAATCATTCTGCCACGATCGTCCTTGAGCCTTACTTCATCCTCATCGTCACAAACCGCTAACTCTTCTCTCGGAATTCCctgaatttcagtgaaattgctgattttttttttcccccacccgGATACGATTTCACCGCTGCGTCAGAAATCACCCACGCGGGGACTGAGCAGGGCCACAAAAACCGGTATCGGAGCAAAATCCCGCTGGGCTGTTTACATCCCCGGTTCCACACCACACAGTGTCAcctattttgggggtttttcaagcattttttgGAAGGGGCCTGTATTTGTAGGCACAACTCCTCTGCGGTCTCCAAATAACTACAGACGACAAACCGCAGAGCagaaggtgtgtgtgggggggaaattaaaaaaaataaacccccacGTGTGTTTACTGGGCTGCTGCCTCCGACAGGTAGAACTTAGGATTTTTATTACCTAAAACGGCACCGAAGAGCTGGCTGGGATCACCGCTAgcagagggagagcagagagTGCTGAAATAGAGGCCTGATCCTTCCCGCACGGGGCTGAGCATCGGCGGCGGCGTGTAAGAAGAGCGCTGGAACAAATCCCTCAGCAGATGATCCACCAG contains:
- the LOC129198691 gene encoding E3 SUMO-protein ligase ZBED1-like isoform X1, with product MAGGNSTSVSQFLQKWVKPEGDGGEAQPKEEATDEPALPLAPQAVQEETPMVFNAYAMTAANLGASSRRKREKGGGQDGPGAALYVDRRKSKVWNYYTKLGDAYVECNVCKKQLSFHNSTTTMREHLVRKHSIRDTLLSQLKDDQSAEADYAAQENAAKRSRQATSESGLYHVASCSEPRSDVVLELVLEMIFRDLHPLSVVKDKGFGLLLGYLEPNFTLPAPVQLSSMLWHRYNVVKQHLERYLQTAEAIALCAEFWLSRLGQTYLTVTANFIDGEWRRARCVMGTQQTQGDKAEGELGEKLSAVLAEFGLSGKSVFCVVHDGPQSAAAGARRLKDAYGWGSLCCAARTLHLCVKAGLEVEQVQEALSIARGLVRYFQQDAKAARSLTNKLETINKTKLKPVTDVGSRWITTIEMCETLLDLKWAIMSVLEENPKGAAAVRNLADHQWKLLQDLVPVMRTVKIATAFLREEQNASVSSLMPCVHGIVAAIGQQAEEAGVVIKTVVGNIRTELTRRWGLSEDEKALENPAVIASFLDPRFKEMRFLSPGLRSELHRRVKNMLSQVFNHPSPSAAQFRVPNSDYKAEGGEAGGQLAARKDRCSSAASQSVYDILLGKDPTESMPEIHQQLENYIVEPLCKRSTNPLDWWKNNEHRFPAVARLSRQYLAIPATAVLPEQAFAAGESALEHRRAVLAPENLDQILFLHQNFDFFESMRNSNETRNRNLH
- the LOC129198691 gene encoding E3 SUMO-protein ligase ZBED1-like isoform X2; this translates as MVFNAYAMTAANLGASSRRKREKGGGQDGPGAALYVDRRKSKVWNYYTKLGDAYVECNVCKKQLSFHNSTTTMREHLVRKHSIRDTLLSQLKDDQSAEADYAAQENAAKRSRQATSESGLYHVASCSEPRSDVVLELVLEMIFRDLHPLSVVKDKGFGLLLGYLEPNFTLPAPVQLSSMLWHRYNVVKQHLERYLQTAEAIALCAEFWLSRLGQTYLTVTANFIDGEWRRARCVMGTQQTQGDKAEGELGEKLSAVLAEFGLSGKSVFCVVHDGPQSAAAGARRLKDAYGWGSLCCAARTLHLCVKAGLEVEQVQEALSIARGLVRYFQQDAKAARSLTNKLETINKTKLKPVTDVGSRWITTIEMCETLLDLKWAIMSVLEENPKGAAAVRNLADHQWKLLQDLVPVMRTVKIATAFLREEQNASVSSLMPCVHGIVAAIGQQAEEAGVVIKTVVGNIRTELTRRWGLSEDEKALENPAVIASFLDPRFKEMRFLSPGLRSELHRRVKNMLSQVFNHPSPSAAQFRVPNSDYKAEGGEAGGQLAARKDRCSSAASQSVYDILLGKDPTESMPEIHQQLENYIVEPLCKRSTNPLDWWKNNEHRFPAVARLSRQYLAIPATAVLPEQAFAAGESALEHRRAVLAPENLDQILFLHQNFDFFESMRNSNETRNRNLH
- the LOC129198691 gene encoding E3 SUMO-protein ligase ZBED1-like isoform X3 is translated as MREHLVRKHSIRDTLLSQLKDDQSAEADYAAQENAAKRSRQATSESGLYHVASCSEPRSDVVLELVLEMIFRDLHPLSVVKDKGFGLLLGYLEPNFTLPAPVQLSSMLWHRYNVVKQHLERYLQTAEAIALCAEFWLSRLGQTYLTVTANFIDGEWRRARCVMGTQQTQGDKAEGELGEKLSAVLAEFGLSGKSVFCVVHDGPQSAAAGARRLKDAYGWGSLCCAARTLHLCVKAGLEVEQVQEALSIARGLVRYFQQDAKAARSLTNKLETINKTKLKPVTDVGSRWITTIEMCETLLDLKWAIMSVLEENPKGAAAVRNLADHQWKLLQDLVPVMRTVKIATAFLREEQNASVSSLMPCVHGIVAAIGQQAEEAGVVIKTVVGNIRTELTRRWGLSEDEKALENPAVIASFLDPRFKEMRFLSPGLRSELHRRVKNMLSQVFNHPSPSAAQFRVPNSDYKAEGGEAGGQLAARKDRCSSAASQSVYDILLGKDPTESMPEIHQQLENYIVEPLCKRSTNPLDWWKNNEHRFPAVARLSRQYLAIPATAVLPEQAFAAGESALEHRRAVLAPENLDQILFLHQNFDFFESMRNSNETRNRNLH